Proteins from a genomic interval of Qipengyuania sp. JC766:
- a CDS encoding glycoside hydrolase family 25 protein: protein MGRKARPRKWLWRSLAALVLACAIGAGWLWWSVQHWTPDEGTYPEQGIHARGSDGAIDFVAAHALGADFAYIDASDGGDGRVPRFGARLEAAREAGIPAGAVHLFDPCLRADPQSANFVTVVPRAGDMLPPVIALDVPENACADRVSDAAVESELLTLVNQVEAHTGMHAILKLSPAFEERFGIAGKMDRNLWLTRTRFEPDYVTRPWVLWTANEDLMSEASEEPVEWMVARP, encoded by the coding sequence ATGGGACGCAAGGCACGACCGCGCAAATGGCTGTGGCGCTCGCTCGCCGCGCTGGTGCTGGCCTGCGCCATCGGGGCAGGCTGGCTGTGGTGGAGCGTCCAGCATTGGACGCCGGACGAGGGCACTTACCCCGAGCAGGGTATCCACGCGCGCGGATCGGACGGCGCGATCGATTTCGTCGCCGCGCATGCGCTGGGGGCGGACTTCGCCTATATCGACGCCAGCGATGGCGGGGACGGGCGCGTGCCGCGCTTCGGTGCACGGCTGGAAGCGGCGCGCGAGGCAGGCATCCCGGCGGGCGCGGTCCACCTGTTCGACCCGTGCCTGCGTGCCGATCCGCAATCGGCCAATTTCGTGACCGTGGTGCCGCGCGCGGGCGACATGCTGCCCCCGGTCATCGCGCTCGACGTGCCGGAAAACGCATGTGCCGACCGGGTGTCCGACGCGGCGGTGGAAAGCGAACTGCTGACGCTGGTCAACCAGGTGGAAGCGCATACCGGGATGCACGCGATCCTGAAGCTGTCGCCCGCTTTCGAGGAGCGGTTCGGCATCGCGGGCAAGATGGACCGCAACCTCTGGCTGACGCGCACGCGGTTCGAACCCGACTACGTGACGCGCCCCTGGGTGCTGTGGACCGCGAACGAGGACCTGATGAGCGAGGCGAGCGAGGAACCGGTGGAATGGATGGTGGCGAGGCCATGA
- a CDS encoding cytidine deaminase encodes MDDTALIAAAREAARNSWSPYSSFPVGAALLFADGRVVTGTNIENASYGLALCAETVAVAKAMGEGRRGGLVAVAVTGPGEDPITPCGRCRQVLHELAALGGTDPRVLCVGPDIVRETTLSALLPRAFGPESLG; translated from the coding sequence ATGGACGATACCGCCCTTATCGCCGCCGCGCGCGAGGCGGCGCGTAATTCCTGGTCTCCCTATTCAAGCTTTCCCGTGGGCGCGGCGCTGCTGTTCGCGGACGGACGGGTGGTGACCGGCACCAATATAGAGAATGCGAGCTACGGCCTCGCGCTGTGCGCGGAAACCGTCGCAGTCGCCAAGGCGATGGGCGAGGGGCGTCGCGGGGGCCTCGTCGCGGTCGCGGTGACCGGCCCCGGAGAGGACCCGATCACGCCCTGCGGTCGCTGTCGGCAGGTGCTGCACGAACTTGCCGCCCTCGGCGGTACCGACCCGCGCGTGCTGTGCGTGGGCCCGGACATCGTGCGCGAAACGACTTTGTCCGCACTGCTGCCGCGCGCCTTCGGACCGGAGAGCCTTGGCTGA
- a CDS encoding M14-type cytosolic carboxypeptidase produces the protein MTDIAIDCAFDSGNIEVLGVDGAKARLAVRKDNQSEFKQWFHFRVSGAAGRELELTIEQMEDSAYPLGWPNYNARVSEDREYWAAAPSSYDKGKGALTIRYTPASDIAWFAYFAPYSMERHHDLVAEAAASEGVTYRRLGTSIDGQPIDCLTLGEGDKIVWLYARQHPGETQAEWWMEGALECLTDPSDPVAMSLREKCTFHIVPNCNPDGSRRGHLRTNAIGTNLNREWHEPSAEKSPEVLAIRDAMDADKPDFAMDVHGDEAIPAIFLAGFEGIPNWSDEQGEHFYRYQRILARRTPDFQMEKGYPKSRPGEANLAISTNQVADRYGCPAMTLEMPYKDNDDRPDPEQNWSPERCKLLGRDCLAALLEWLDED, from the coding sequence ATGACCGATATCGCGATCGATTGCGCATTCGACAGTGGCAATATCGAGGTTCTGGGGGTCGACGGCGCAAAGGCGCGGCTCGCGGTGCGAAAGGACAACCAGTCCGAATTCAAGCAGTGGTTCCACTTCCGCGTCTCGGGCGCGGCGGGCCGCGAGCTGGAACTGACCATCGAGCAGATGGAAGACAGTGCCTATCCGCTGGGCTGGCCCAACTACAACGCCCGCGTCAGCGAGGACCGCGAATACTGGGCTGCTGCCCCATCCAGCTACGACAAGGGCAAGGGCGCTCTCACCATCCGTTACACCCCGGCCAGCGATATCGCCTGGTTCGCCTATTTCGCGCCCTATTCGATGGAACGACACCACGACCTCGTGGCAGAAGCCGCGGCCAGTGAAGGCGTGACCTACCGGCGGCTGGGCACCTCGATCGACGGTCAGCCGATCGACTGCCTGACGCTGGGCGAAGGGGACAAGATCGTCTGGCTCTATGCGCGCCAGCATCCGGGCGAAACGCAGGCCGAATGGTGGATGGAGGGCGCGCTGGAATGCCTGACCGATCCGTCCGACCCCGTCGCCATGAGTCTGCGGGAGAAATGCACCTTCCACATCGTGCCCAATTGCAATCCGGACGGATCGCGGCGCGGCCACCTGCGCACCAACGCCATCGGCACCAATCTCAACCGCGAATGGCACGAGCCGAGCGCGGAAAAGAGTCCTGAAGTGCTGGCGATCCGCGACGCGATGGATGCGGACAAGCCCGACTTCGCGATGGACGTCCACGGGGACGAAGCGATCCCCGCCATCTTCCTCGCCGGGTTCGAAGGCATTCCCAACTGGTCGGACGAGCAGGGCGAGCATTTCTACCGCTATCAGCGGATCCTCGCGCGGCGCACGCCCGACTTCCAGATGGAAAAGGGCTATCCCAAGTCGCGCCCGGGCGAAGCCAACCTGGCGATTTCCACCAACCAGGTGGCCGACCGCTACGGCTGCCCGGCCATGACGCTGGAAATGCCGTACAAGGACAATGACGACCGGCCCGACCCGGAGCAGAACTGGTCCCCCGAACGGTGCAAGCTGCTCGGCCGCGACTGCCTCGCCGCGCTGCTGGAATGGCTGGACGAGGACTGA
- a CDS encoding helix-turn-helix transcriptional regulator codes for MPAELENRVRLFREDRGWTQAQLAEAMGVSRKTVNTVENGVFSPSVIVALKFAEALDQPVERLFQLVR; via the coding sequence ATGCCGGCGGAGCTTGAGAACCGTGTCCGCCTGTTCCGCGAGGACCGTGGCTGGACACAGGCGCAGCTCGCCGAGGCGATGGGTGTCAGCCGGAAGACCGTGAACACGGTCGAAAACGGCGTGTTCTCGCCTTCGGTGATCGTGGCCCTGAAGTTCGCGGAAGCTCTGGACCAGCCGGTCGAACGCCTGTTTCAACTGGTCCGGTAG